Part of the Sphingobium sp. TKS genome is shown below.
CCGCGAGATCGTTAAAGGCTGGGATGCCGGCAAAGGAGTGGTCGGTATTCGGATAAACAAACTTCTCGGCCACGACGGGAATTCGTGCACGGCTGGTAGCAATCCGTTTGACGAAGTGGGCTATGGAAATACCGGGAAAAAGCTATCATCTATAGCGAAGCTGGTCACCCCTTCCGGCTCAGATAGCAAGGCAGTCTATGATTCGATCAAGAACGGAATCGAGAGTTGGATTGAGGACGCGATAGCGATCCGCTCAAATAACTGAGGTAGCTCCGTGAGTTCGGTCTATATCCGATAATAGAGTTTCGATTATGATCGAATACATTACAAAATCCGAGCTTCGGAATTTCGCTGATAAGTTAAATGTTAGCGAACAGGCAAGCCTCAGAAAGTCTGCTGCTTCCCGTAGCCTCTCAGGCACCACATTTCTTTCACACTCGAGCAAAGATGATGATCTGGTCGTTGGCGCTATTCGTGTGTTGGAAGGGCACGGAGCTAGGGTCTATGTCGATGAAATCGACCCGGAAATGCCCCCATACACGACGGAGGAAACGGCGGGGCTGCTAAAGAGCCGTATTCGCCAGACCAAGCGCTTTGTCCTTCTTGCAAGCAAGAATAGCAAGGACAGCCGTTGGGTGCCCTGGGAGTTGGGCGTGGCCGATGGTTATAAAGGGTTGACGAAGATCGCGCTGTTCCCGGCATCCGACAGCGCGCATGAGCAGGCATGGGCGTCGTGGGAGTATCTGGGATTATACCGCCGCATCGTCTGGGGGGATCTACAGGGTCATCAAAAGCGCGTCTGGATGGTCCTTGACGAGAAAAGGAACACAGCTACGGAGCTTAGCGAATGGCTTGCTGGCGACTGATGAGTTCCCACCCCGTTTAAGCAGTGGCAGGGGGCTGCCAAAATCGCTCCTCAACGACAGCTGGTTGGAGGGCCGGGCTTTCGAAGCGCTCCTCTCGGACGGAAACGTCAAGGTGGCGGTGAAATAACGCAACATAGTCCCGGTCTTCCGTTAGGTCGGGCGCTAAAGACTCAACTTGCGCTCCTACGTCAAGCGTCGCGCCGCCCGTGGAGATTACCGGTATCACTGCAGCCTCGGGTTGCAGGCGTCGAAACATCTCATATTCTTGTATAATTCCTCCCATGCCTCCAATAAAAACTGCTGCTTTGAACTTGTGTTCGGAAAACATGCGTTCACGCATGTTCAGCAAGCTCTTCTCCCGATCCCTTTCGATCTCTTCCGTATAAACCACGTTGTTGAACCGCTCATTATCCTCGGGATACTCATCCTTGAAATGGCGAGACTGGTAGAGCCGGACCCAGTGTCCGTAATTTATTCCGATGTCTTGCGAGACCACCCAGATCATCGGTGTGATTGCGGGTTGACCACCCCAGACAAGCAGCCTGCGCCCTAGTGTAACGTGCACCAAAGCGGAGACTGCGGCTGTAATCGCGACGGTGTCAGCAGTCGCTGCATATTGTGGGCCTCGCTTTGGATCTGGCACGCCCGCCGAAAGAAAAATGGCCTCAGTCATGGTCAATTCTCCCATGCCGCAAGAGCCCATCCGGCTTCGGAAACTTTAATCGTACGGACCGCGCGAATATGATCCCCAAGCCATCGGAGATGAGCATTCCATGCATCACGGATGCCGATATGATCGTAGACCAGTACCGGTATCTCCTGCTGTTCCGCTCGTCGCGCCTTATCGGCCACGTCGTTCAAAATTTCAGCCGTGGGGATTCCGACGATCGGATATGCCCAGATCTTTTCGCCGTCCAGCAACCGCACGGCGACGGCCCGATGTGCACCGACGCCTTCCACTGACGCACCAATTTTTTCGACGTCAGCGCGAAGCTTGCCGGTAATCGACATATATCGAGATGCGATGCTGCGGCTTCTTAGCCGCTCGACCTCCAGGACGATTGTATCTGCCGTTTGGGCTACTATTGGGCCATCCGGCCCTTCGAGTTCCTTTGGGTCAAGATATATAGTCTCTGCAAGATCGGTCAGCTTGTTTGGCGTATGCTCAGGCCAAATTACACGAAGGACCTGGATCTCTTTCGCGCGTGCTCTTCCTATTTCCTGTCGCGTCCAGCGGCTATCGAAATAGGTAGGCGTGTCGAGCATAACCATAACATCAGAATCAACGAGCCTATGCCAAAGCACATCTTGGAACGGATCGCCGGGCCTAATGTCGTGCGTGTCCAAGAATACGTCGAATCCGCGGGACGCAAGGAGATCGTGAAGTTGCAACGCAGCTGCTCGGGATTCCACCCGCCGATAGCTCACAAAAACCCGTCGCTGTCGACGAAGTAAACCCACACATTCCAGCATTGTCGACGCGAGTTCAGTCATATTTGGATCGTCAGCGCGCCGCGTTAGCCCATTGATGGGCTGGAGACACTGGGGGATCTGAGCATTGAAGTCTGCGCCAGCGGCAATCGTGGGAATGATGGGCGCGCTCGCTCGGATCAGGTCCTGGGCCGCTTCGAGATCTTGTTGGGCATTTCCTCCAAAATATGCACCTGCGAATGCTGCTGGCTTGTGCCGCCCACCCAGCGTTTCCGCATTATGCACAACTATATCGTCCCCCAACGTCAATCCAAAGTCGGAAACGATATCGGTGAGCGTCGCTGTCAGTGTCGCGCGCTCCTCTGGCGTTGCGGCGCCAAGTATGGCGAGTTCATAAATACTCATTGATGTCAGCGACCGGCCGCTTTTGCTGCAGTTTCGATCCAAGCCGGCATGTTGGCATAGCCGTTATCCCGAACCCAATCATACGTCCCGTATAGGTTTGACAGCGGAATATCTCGACCATTCTGCTTTATTGTAAAATAGCTGAGAGGGTTGGTCCCCTGTCGATCAGTCCCGAGTTGCGGATCTTTTACGCTATGGATGTCGATGGCCAATAGGCCTTTCCCAAGCTCGTAGCTTCTCTTGATCTCGTGCCGGACCCATTCGCGGTCATACGTCTCCGCGCCAAAAAGCACCACCGTCACGGACGTGCCTTTGAGCTGCTCCTCGATCCATTTTTCTATGCCGCCCGCGCGTCTTTTTGCCTCTTCGAACTCTGCCTTGTCATAGAAAGGCTGCGCTTCGCCACCTGGACGAACCACCCAGGAATTGCGGACTTGCACGACCCGTCGAACGTCACGGTCATAGTGAAAGCTAAAGAATACCCGACGCGCCACCGCTTCCCCCCCTTGATCCTCGTTCACTCATATCAAGGCGGGCGCCAGGTGTCAGCAGGCACGGTGAGTGCTTGGGGTAGCTGGTCGCAGCGACACCCTTCGGCATGGCGAGGAAAGCGCCCATTCCATCGAAATGCTTCGGCCAAATCGAGCATGTTGCTCTACTTTCGAAATTGCACCTGTGCGGGCGAGGGAGATGGCCCGTGGTATCAGTGATTCGGGCTGCCTCTGGCGTGCCCAATGTCCCCGCCGGCTTCCCGATTCTGTTCGACGCCGACATGGCGATCATCGAGCCGGCCTTCGTCTGGCTCATGGAGCATGCAGAGCTAAGCGGCCGCGCCCACGCTACGGAAACTGTGCGGACCTACGGCGAGCATCTCCACGATTGGTTCGACTCGCTCGAACAATCGGGGATCGAATGGCGCGAAGCCGACGAACGCGTCATCGCTGCCTATCGCAACCGGATGCTGGAGAACCCCAGCGCACACACCGGGAAGCCCTATGCCCGGACCACGATCAACGCGCGCGTCTCGACCGTCTGCCGGTTCTATGGCTGGGCGCTCGATAAGGGCCTGATCGACCACTGCCCGTTCCGGTTGACCGAAAAGATGACGCTGATGCTCGACGGCGCTTATCGCCCAGGCTTGCAGCGGCGCCAGGTCAACGAGCTGATCGTCTCACGCCCGGAAAAACTGCCGCGACCTCTGCGCGCCGACGAACTGGCACGGCTGTTCGCGCATCTGAGGCCTACCGCCCGACTTGCCGCGCAATGGGCGCTTGGGGCGGGACTGCGCCGCAAGGAGCTTTGCGCGCTCGCCATCGACCAAATCCCGGATAGCTGGCCACTCGACCTCGACAGCGATCCACTTGTCGGCGTGCCGATCCATATCACCAAGGGAGACCGGCCAAGGACAGTCTATCCGCCGATTCGGCTGCTCGATCATACGGACTGGTATGTGGGAGAGGATCGCGCCCGGATCGTCCGCCGTGTCCGCCGTTCCGACCGGGGCTATCGCGCGCCGCCCAATCTCCTGCTGAACGAGCATGGCCGGGCTATGACGCGAAAACTCCTGACGGCGCAGCTCGCGGAAGCTTTCGCGGCTGCGAGACTTCTGGGTACATTGCACTGCCTGCGGCACACCTTCGCGATGGCGATGCTGGCCCGCCTTCAGATCCAGGCCCGCACCAATCCCGATCTCAACCCGCTCAAGGTCGTGCAGGTGCTGCTGGGCCATGCTTCGATCACGACCACCGCGATTTATCTGCGCTGCGTCGAACTGCACGAGCGCGATCTGAGCGAAAGCCTCGCCTATCTTTATGGCGAGCTGATCCCCGCCGATGGCTAGGGGCCGCCTCGATCGGACGCTGAGACTCGATCCGGCACCGGCGAACCATCCGGCGCAGGTCGCCGAAATCCAGTTCCGCGACGAATGGGGCAAGATCGTCCAAAGCTTCAGCCCGGCGCTGTTCGGAATGCCGGACGATATCAGCGCCGCCATCGCCCGGGCTTTCCGCGATCATGATGTAGCATCCAGCGCCGCGACCCGCACCGCGCACTGGTTCGCGCTGCGCGTGTTCGGGAGGTTCCTGCGCGAAGACGCGCGTGTCAGGCGCGCGGCAGACCTCGACACGGCAACGATCCGCCGGTTCATCACCTGGCTGGCGATGCCCACCAACGGGCGCAGGCGCGGCGTCCGCTCACAATCCGGTCAGCTCGGTATGATCCGGCCGGTCCTCAAGCGCGCGATCGCGGACAATCCAGGCTTGTTCGCACCGGGCTTCGCCGTTCCCAACAATGCGATCCCGCTGGCCGGCGTCCAGCGGCTACCGCAAGACCGGCTGACACCTGCCGCAATGCGCGCCCTGCTGGCAGTCTGCTATGCCGAGATCGACACTGCGTGGGACAAGTTCCAGCACGGGCAAGCCATCGTTGGTCTTCCGAATGTGCCGCTCCATGGTGGGCGGACCGTCGAACGGGATCGCTGGATCTGGAAGCTCCATCGCCGCGGCCACGGCATCATGCCGACCGACCGAGGCTTGGACCTTAATAAGCCCGATCGGCAGAGGATCGCCGAGGTAGGCGGGTTCCGCGAGCTCGAGGGTTATCTCCACCTCACGACCGACACGCTGGTTGCGTTCTATATCGTGCTGCTGATCCAGACGGCGGCCAACGCCGGTCCGCTGCGCCAGATCAAGCGGGACTGCCTCGTGCCGCATCCGCTCGAGCGGCATCGCGTCATGGTCGAGTGGGTGAAACCCCGCGCCGGCGGTAAGGTGAAACGCATGCAACGGCGCTCGTTCGACAATCGCCGACCCTATGCGGCGCCGCGCCTGATCGAAAAACTGCTTGCGATGACGGCACCCCTATTGCCGCATGTGGAGCCGTCCAAACGCGACCGACTGTTCCTCCACCGCTTCCTCATGACGACAGGACGCCTCGAGCGTGAGCATCGCGCCGGTCATATCGTGCAGGCCACGTTGCGATCGGCAATGTTGCGCTTCTACGAGCGGCACAATGGCGCGATCGCTTCCTGGAACGAAGCGCATCCCGGCAAGTCCCGTTCCCTGCTTCCCGACTTCTCGCCCAAGCTGTTCCGCAGCAGCATGGCAAGCGCCCATTACACAGCGTCGCAGGGCGATATCATGGCGGCCAAAGCGGTCCTCAATCATGCGAATGTCGCCACCACCGACATCTATGTCGATGGCGAGGCCGTCCGCCGCCTCGAACGCGATACGATCGCTCGGCTCCAGTCGCTGATGATCACATGGGTCACCGGCGAGACGCCCGCCCATGACTCGCAACATCAAGGGCCAGATACCAGCGCGCGGGTGACGGCGCTGTTCGGCCACGACTGCCTTCGACCGGTCGACGGCGGGCAGGCACAGCCTGGCCGCGTGTGCCCGAAACTGGGAGGCTGCCTTGCCTGTCCAGGCCTGATCGTCCCGATCGACCCGGATCATCTGGCGCGCATTGTCCAGGCCACCATGCATCTTGAAGCGGCGCGGGAACGCATCGACCCGATCCGGTTCAGCCTCTTCTATGCCCCCAGCCTTCGGGTGCTGACACAAGACCTGCTGCCGGCGTTCCCGCCCGAAATGATGCCGGACGCGGAACGGCACATACCCGCCTTGCCGCCGCTGCCGGACCTGGAATAGCCTCATGGCCTCCGTCCCGACATCCACGCCTACCCAACTTCCGGCGCCATTGCTCGGAAACGAAGGCATCCCCGCCGCCACGACGTTCAACTGGGGCTTCGAAATGCCGGACGGGAGCCGGTTCCGGGACGATCGGTGGACGCCGCTCCGGCACGCCGCCGAACTGTTCCTGCTCTCGCTGCGGGCCGATCCGCCCGAAGGGCGGAGGCCACTTCGCAAGGAAGCGATCGATGGTCACTTCAGCCACATCCGCTTCCTCGTTCGATGGATGGCAGCCGAGAACGTCCGATGCTTCAAGGATCTCGATCAAGACGCCGTCGACCGGTTCGTGGCCATGTTGCGCGCTCGTCCCGGCAGGAACGCTTCACGGCTCTCCCTCAGCACCGCCGAAGGCTATCTCGGCACGATCCGCACGTTCCACATGCAGCGCGACAAGCTGGACGACGCGCCGCTGATGGCGCCGCCTCGCGCCGGTTCGGTTGGGAAGCGGCACTGGAAACCTTATGGCGGCCATCCCTATACGCCCGACGAGATCGCCGTGCCTCTCATCAGCGGCGCTATGGAACTGCTCGGTGACCCAGCGGACCAGATACTCGCGCTGCGCGACCGTCTCGAAGATCTGTATGAGCAGTTCCGACCACAGCATCAGGGGCGAAGGCTCCACTGGCATATCAGACGCGCCATGTTGGCTGAGCCATGCCCCTACGCGGATCTGTATCCGAATCCGGAATGGCCGCTGCGCCGCCTGACGTTCATGCTGGATCGGCTTGGCGACGCCTGCTTCGTCGTCATCGCCTATCTCGTTGGCGCGAGAGCCTCCGAAATACTCAGGCTTGAGGAGGGTTGCCTCGAACGGCGCGCGGCCGATGGAGACGGTGAGGAACACGTCTATCTGGTCGGCACGATCACGAAGACGTCGCTGACGGAACATGGGGACATCCATCGATGGCTTGCGCCCGAGCCGGTCCGGCGGGCGATCCACATCCTCGAACGTCTCTCCGCACCGCTTCGCGAACTTAGCGGGAAGAGGAACCTCTGGCTCCACCAGCTCGGCCGGGGACGCTCGCCGCTTCCGACGATGATGCCCGTCGCCCTACTGCGATCACCCATGGTCAATATCCGCTTGAACGAACGACTTGCGCCGTTCCTTGCCTTGCCGGAACACCAAGGCGGCACCTGGCACCTGACCACCTATCAGGGTCGCAAGACGTTCTCGCGGTTCATCGGGCGGCGCGACCGCACCGGCCTGACGGCGCTGCAACGCCATCTCGGCCATGTCCACCGCGCGATGACCGACCGGGCCTATGTGGGCACCGACTTCGAGCTTGCCCAGCTGATCGACGACCAAGCCGCCGAAGAAACCCGCAAGGCGCTGGAAGACCTGCTCCTGGCGCCGAACGTCGCCGGGAAGGCGGGCGTCATGCTCTCCGAGCGATCGCCGTTCCGCGGGCGCACGCTATCGGGCGACGTCGATGGCTATATCACCGATATCCTCGCCGAAACGGATATGCGCCTCGGCGTGTGCGACTGGGGCTACTGCCTCTACCGCCGGGAAACCTCGGCATGCCTCGGCGGCGAGCGCGAGCCGAACCCGGTGCTCCGCACGCAAAGCACTTGCTCGACTTGCGCCAACTTCGCCGTGACCGGCAAGCATAAGCCGGTCTGGGAAGCGCGCCTTGAGCGCAACAGCGCTTTGCTCCAGCGCGATGACCTCGACTCCGAGAGCCGTGCGCTTGCAGAAGCCCGCATCCAGGAATCTCGCCGTATCCTGGACCAGTTAGACGAAGGAAATACCGATGGCGACCGAAATTGACCTGTCCAGCCCGCAAGCTCGACGGCGGGCAAAGACGGATGCGCGCCTGCGTGAAGCCCTTGCAGGCCTCGCCGGCAATCCCTCCGCAGAACCCACAGTCGCTGCGCTCGCACGGGCAGCCGGGGTCGGCCGCAACATCATATATACCCATCATGCCGGCGTTCTCGACGGCCTCCGCGCGCTTCAGTCGCAGCGTGCCGGCGCGAACGAGACGACCGCCAGAGAGGCCGATCGCACACGCTCGGCTCTTCGGGATGCCGAAGCTCGAAGCGCCGCCCTCGCGACACATAACGCTAGCCTGTTGAAACGCGCCGTCGACGCCGAGCAACGTGCCGAGAGGCTTGAGCGGCGCAATGCCCAACTCGTGCAGGAACTCGATCGGATACGTAGACCAATCCCGATCCGCCCCAGCGCTGAAGCGCACGATCCTTCCGCTGTCTGACGTCGGTCACGCCCTAATCGGGCGTCCCGAAAGGAAAGGGGGATGAGGAACGCTGGAAATGCGGGCTTTGTGAGGCAAAGGAGACAGGCCCGTCCAGACCTAATGCTCGCTCAAATGGAAGGTCGCCCCGCAGGACGCCTTTCTCAAGCAGTGGGAACCGGCCAAGGACGCCTGGGCGCGCGGCCAGAAGGTCGTTCGCCTTATCGGCTACGACGCATCGCCGGCTGACACGCGGCGCTATACCCATGCCTCGACCATCACGAGCGATCTTTTCGAATGCCGCTACCCACTGCGCGAATGGGGCTGGGATCGCGCGGCCTGCATCGCCCGGATCGAAGCCGCTCAGCTTCCCGTCCCGCCAAAATCGAGCTGCTTCATCTGCGGGGCGATGAAGCCGGACGAAGTTCGCGCCCTTCCGTCCTGGTGTCTGCGCCTCATCGTGCTGGTCGAGGCGAGAGCGGCCCCGCGTCTCAGGACCGTCGAAGGCCTGTGGCGCCGCTCGACGCGCACGCGGCCCGGGCGCATGACCGATTTCATCCGCGCCGAAGAGTTGCTGCCGGCCGCCGACATCGACGCGATCATCCACGACGCGCCTGCCGACCTCATCCGGTTCCAGGATGTGGCGGCCCATGTCCCGCTCCCCGACCGTCCGGCCATGGCGGAGTGGCTCGAGCAGTTCAACGCCGGCCTGAAGGAGGCAGCATGACCATCTCCGTTACAGAACAGATCGCCCGTTTGAACGACCGTTGCCGCCAGGGTTTCGATCCGACCGCTCGCCTTGTCGTGACCCGCGCCTGCCTCGCTCGTCTCGCAGGCGAAGAAGACGCGGTTCGTGAAATCATTGCCCAGGCTGAACTCCTCGCCGCCGTCCGCCGGTATGACTTTGGCCCCGGCGACGGCCCGGAACGAGACTTCGGCGCCTTCGATCTTCGGGGCGAACGCATCTTCTTCAAGATCGACTATTATGATCCCGCCCTCGAATTCGGATCGGAAGATCCAGCGGACGCATCGCTCACGCGGCGCGTGCTCACGATCATGCTCGCCGAGGATTATTGAGGGCTTCGATCGCGCCCTTCGGCGGTCCGGGAAAAGGGGAGGGGGACTGCAGGCGGAGAATTTCCACTTGTCGAGGAGCCCCAGATGTCCCTTCCCGCCACGATCAACAGCCAGGTCGATCCTGCCGCCGTCACCAGAGTCACCCGCCTCTTCAATAACACGCTCGGCGATATTCTCTCCGAGCTTATCCAGAACGCACGCCGGGCGGGTGCGAGCGCGGTCGACCTCAAGGTCATCGACGCCGATGGGACTGCGTTTCTCGCCATTGCCGACGATGGCGCCGGGATCGAGGATCCATCGGTCATTCTCGCCCTCGGTCGGTCGGGTTGGGGTGACGAGATCGCGCGGCGGGAGGATCCTGCCGGCATGGGCGTGTTCAGCCTTGCCGGTCGCGATGTCGAGATTCGCTCCTG
Proteins encoded:
- a CDS encoding TIR domain-containing protein — protein: MARRVFFSFHFANDFWRTQQVRNIGALEGQSLCTANAWEEVKRKGKASIEKWIDDNMYGKSCVVVLVGSETANRPWVIREIVKGWDAGKGVVGIRINKLLGHDGNSCTAGSNPFDEVGYGNTGKKLSSIAKLVTPSGSDSKAVYDSIKNGIESWIEDAIAIRSNN
- a CDS encoding toll/interleukin-1 receptor domain-containing protein, which encodes MIEYITKSELRNFADKLNVSEQASLRKSAASRSLSGTTFLSHSSKDDDLVVGAIRVLEGHGARVYVDEIDPEMPPYTTEETAGLLKSRIRQTKRFVLLASKNSKDSRWVPWELGVADGYKGLTKIALFPASDSAHEQAWASWEYLGLYRRIVWGDLQGHQKRVWMVLDEKRNTATELSEWLAGD
- a CDS encoding SLOG domain-containing protein, coding for MTEAIFLSAGVPDPKRGPQYAATADTVAITAAVSALVHVTLGRRLLVWGGQPAITPMIWVVSQDIGINYGHWVRLYQSRHFKDEYPEDNERFNNVVYTEEIERDREKSLLNMRERMFSEHKFKAAVFIGGMGGIIQEYEMFRRLQPEAAVIPVISTGGATLDVGAQVESLAPDLTEDRDYVALFHRHLDVSVREERFESPALQPAVVEERFWQPPATA
- a CDS encoding toll/interleukin-1 receptor domain-containing protein encodes the protein MSIYELAILGAATPEERATLTATLTDIVSDFGLTLGDDIVVHNAETLGGRHKPAAFAGAYFGGNAQQDLEAAQDLIRASAPIIPTIAAGADFNAQIPQCLQPINGLTRRADDPNMTELASTMLECVGLLRRQRRVFVSYRRVESRAAALQLHDLLASRGFDVFLDTHDIRPGDPFQDVLWHRLVDSDVMVMLDTPTYFDSRWTRQEIGRARAKEIQVLRVIWPEHTPNKLTDLAETIYLDPKELEGPDGPIVAQTADTIVLEVERLRSRSIASRYMSITGKLRADVEKIGASVEGVGAHRAVAVRLLDGEKIWAYPIVGIPTAEILNDVADKARRAEQQEIPVLVYDHIGIRDAWNAHLRWLGDHIRAVRTIKVSEAGWALAAWEN
- a CDS encoding TIR domain-containing protein, with the protein product MNEDQGGEAVARRVFFSFHYDRDVRRVVQVRNSWVVRPGGEAQPFYDKAEFEEAKRRAGGIEKWIEEQLKGTSVTVVLFGAETYDREWVRHEIKRSYELGKGLLAIDIHSVKDPQLGTDRQGTNPLSYFTIKQNGRDIPLSNLYGTYDWVRDNGYANMPAWIETAAKAAGR
- a CDS encoding tyrosine-type recombinase/integrase, producing MVSVIRAASGVPNVPAGFPILFDADMAIIEPAFVWLMEHAELSGRAHATETVRTYGEHLHDWFDSLEQSGIEWREADERVIAAYRNRMLENPSAHTGKPYARTTINARVSTVCRFYGWALDKGLIDHCPFRLTEKMTLMLDGAYRPGLQRRQVNELIVSRPEKLPRPLRADELARLFAHLRPTARLAAQWALGAGLRRKELCALAIDQIPDSWPLDLDSDPLVGVPIHITKGDRPRTVYPPIRLLDHTDWYVGEDRARIVRRVRRSDRGYRAPPNLLLNEHGRAMTRKLLTAQLAEAFAAARLLGTLHCLRHTFAMAMLARLQIQARTNPDLNPLKVVQVLLGHASITTTAIYLRCVELHERDLSESLAYLYGELIPADG
- a CDS encoding site-specific integrase → MARGRLDRTLRLDPAPANHPAQVAEIQFRDEWGKIVQSFSPALFGMPDDISAAIARAFRDHDVASSAATRTAHWFALRVFGRFLREDARVRRAADLDTATIRRFITWLAMPTNGRRRGVRSQSGQLGMIRPVLKRAIADNPGLFAPGFAVPNNAIPLAGVQRLPQDRLTPAAMRALLAVCYAEIDTAWDKFQHGQAIVGLPNVPLHGGRTVERDRWIWKLHRRGHGIMPTDRGLDLNKPDRQRIAEVGGFRELEGYLHLTTDTLVAFYIVLLIQTAANAGPLRQIKRDCLVPHPLERHRVMVEWVKPRAGGKVKRMQRRSFDNRRPYAAPRLIEKLLAMTAPLLPHVEPSKRDRLFLHRFLMTTGRLEREHRAGHIVQATLRSAMLRFYERHNGAIASWNEAHPGKSRSLLPDFSPKLFRSSMASAHYTASQGDIMAAKAVLNHANVATTDIYVDGEAVRRLERDTIARLQSLMITWVTGETPAHDSQHQGPDTSARVTALFGHDCLRPVDGGQAQPGRVCPKLGGCLACPGLIVPIDPDHLARIVQATMHLEAARERIDPIRFSLFYAPSLRVLTQDLLPAFPPEMMPDAERHIPALPPLPDLE
- a CDS encoding integrase codes for the protein MASVPTSTPTQLPAPLLGNEGIPAATTFNWGFEMPDGSRFRDDRWTPLRHAAELFLLSLRADPPEGRRPLRKEAIDGHFSHIRFLVRWMAAENVRCFKDLDQDAVDRFVAMLRARPGRNASRLSLSTAEGYLGTIRTFHMQRDKLDDAPLMAPPRAGSVGKRHWKPYGGHPYTPDEIAVPLISGAMELLGDPADQILALRDRLEDLYEQFRPQHQGRRLHWHIRRAMLAEPCPYADLYPNPEWPLRRLTFMLDRLGDACFVVIAYLVGARASEILRLEEGCLERRAADGDGEEHVYLVGTITKTSLTEHGDIHRWLAPEPVRRAIHILERLSAPLRELSGKRNLWLHQLGRGRSPLPTMMPVALLRSPMVNIRLNERLAPFLALPEHQGGTWHLTTYQGRKTFSRFIGRRDRTGLTALQRHLGHVHRAMTDRAYVGTDFELAQLIDDQAAEETRKALEDLLLAPNVAGKAGVMLSERSPFRGRTLSGDVDGYITDILAETDMRLGVCDWGYCLYRRETSACLGGEREPNPVLRTQSTCSTCANFAVTGKHKPVWEARLERNSALLQRDDLDSESRALAEARIQESRRILDQLDEGNTDGDRN
- a CDS encoding DUF3768 domain-containing protein; this encodes MTISVTEQIARLNDRCRQGFDPTARLVVTRACLARLAGEEDAVREIIAQAELLAAVRRYDFGPGDGPERDFGAFDLRGERIFFKIDYYDPALEFGSEDPADASLTRRVLTIMLAEDY